Proteins found in one Tamandua tetradactyla isolate mTamTet1 chromosome 1, mTamTet1.pri, whole genome shotgun sequence genomic segment:
- the MKKS gene encoding molecular chaperone MKKS, translated as MSHLEAKKPSSCKSEPLTSERVGATLSLFKEIITSCYGPLGRLKQLHNGIGGSVCTTSQSSALLSCLSVTHPILKILTASIKNQVSSFSDCGLFTAILCCNLIENVQRIGLSLTTVIRLNKHLLTLCTNYLKSEVCGCRVPVDFSSTHILLCLVRSILTSKPACMLTTKEIDHISALILRAFLLTIPEKSEEHIILGKSIIVPLKGQRVIDSTLLPGILIEISEVQLMRMIPIKRSSALKVALFCASLSGDLSDTGEGTVMVSYGVSLENAVLDQLLNLGKQLVSDHVDLVMCQKVIHPSLKQFLSAHHVVAIDRVGGALMEPLKKMTGTQPIGSLSSVSPSSYGSVKDLCFAKFGSKHFFHLVPDEVTVCSLLLCNRNDTAWDELKLVCQTALHVLQLTIKQPSVLLGGGCTETHLAAYIRHKILNQPESILQDGGCTQIELHLIAEAFCSALESLARTLEHDGGEILTDMKYGHLWSIQSYSPSVVNWPDVLSRCGCGLYSSQEELSWSFLRSSCHYFAPQNCLPHEAANSVVNLTLDCFTAKLSGLQVAVETANLILDLAYVIEDKN; from the exons ATGTCACATTTAGAAGCTAAAAAGCCATCATCGTGTAAAAGTGAACCCTTGACAAGTGAGAGAGTTGGGGCCACACTTTCtctcttcaaagaaatcataACATCGTGCTATGGCCCTTTGGGGAGGTTGAAGCAGCTGCACAATGGCATTGGAGGCTCTGTGTGCACAACTTCACAGTCGTCAGCCCTGCTCAGCTGCCTTTCAGTTACCCATCCCATACTAAAGATCCTGACAGCTTCAATCAAGAATCAAGTATCAAGCTTCAGTGATTGTGGCTTATTCACAGCCATTCTTTGCTGCAACCTGATTGAAAATGTCCAGAGAATAGGTTTATCACTCACCACTGTCATTAGATTAAATAAGCATCTTTTGACCCTCTGCACCAATTATCTTAAGTCTGAGGTCTGTGGTTGTCGAGTCCCAGTCGACTTCAGTAGTACGCACATCCTTCTTTGTTTGGTGCGCAGCATACTAACAAGTAAACCTGCTTGTATGCTCACCACAAAGGAAATAGATCACATCAGCGCTTTGATTCTGAGAGCCTTTTTGCTTACAATTCCAGAAAAGTCTGAAGAGCACATTATTTTAGGAAAGAGTATAATTGTACCTCTAAAAGGTCAAAGAGTTATAGATTCCACTTTGTTACCAGGAATACTCATTGAAATATCAGAAGTTCAGTTGATGAGGATGATACCTATCAAAAGATCAAGTGCCCTTAAGGTGGCACTCTTCTGTGCCTCTTTATCTGGAGACCTTTCTGACACTGGAGAGGGAACTGTGATGGTCAGTTATGGAGTTTCTCTTGAAAATGCAGTCCTGGACCAGTTGCTTAACCTAGGAAAGCAGCTGGTTAGTGACCACGTAGATCTTGTCATGTGCCAAAAAGTCATACACCCATCATTGAAACAGTTTCTCAGCGCACATCACGTTGTTGCTATAGACAGAGTAGGAGGAGCCCTGATGGAGCCCCTGAAGAAAATGACAG GAACACAGCCTATTGGTTCCCTGAGCTCAGTCTCTCCTAGTAGTTATGGAAGCGTGAAAGATTTGTGCTTTGCAAAATTTGGCtccaaacatttttttcatcttgtTCCTGATGAAGTGACTGTCTGCAGTTTGCTTCTCTGCAACAGAAATGACACAgcctgggatgagctgaag ctGGTGTGTCAAACAGCACTGCATGTCTTACAGTTAACAATCAAGCAACCATCAGTTTTGTTGGGAGGTGGCTGTACTGAAACCCATTTGGCTGCgtatatcagacacaag ATTCTTAACCAGCCAGAAAGCATTCTCCAAGATGGTGGATGTACTCAGATAGAACTTCACCTCATTGCGGAAGCATTTTGCAGTGCTCTAGAATCTCTCGCACGCACTTTAGAACATGATGGCGGTGAAATTCTCACTGACATGAAGTATGGACACTTGTGGTCAATTCAGTCATATTCTCCCTCTGTTGTTAACTGGCCAGATGTGCTTTCAAGATGTGGCTGTGGATTATACAGTAGCCAGGAAGAACTAAGCTGGTCTTTCTTGAGAAGCAGTTGCCATTATTTTGCCccacaaaactgccttccacatgAAGCTGCCAACTCAGTTGTCAATTTGACTTTGGACTGCTTTACTGCTAAGCTTAGTGGCCTACAGGTAGCCGTGGAGACAGCCAATTTGATTTTGGATCTTGCATATGTCATTGAAGATAAAAACTAA
- the LOC143646419 gene encoding uncharacterized protein LOC143646419, translating into MSFRNFWRDYKVLVVMVPLVGLIHLGWHRIKSSPVFQTPSKDSLLEPDSLALASPQKNHPQGK; encoded by the coding sequence ATGAGCTTTCGGAACTTCTGGAGAGACTACAAAGTTTTGGTGGTTATGGTACCGTTAGTTGGACTAATACATTTGGGGTGGCACAGAATCAAAAGCAGCCCTGTTTTCCAAACACCTAGTAAGGACAGTCTTCTTGAGCCAGATAGTCTGGCACTTGCAAGTCCTCAGAAGAACCATCCCCAAGGAAAATAG
- the LOC143646431 gene encoding uncharacterized protein LOC143646431 — translation MKISWIKKNWLLVAGVSFVGIHLGTYIIQRTAKQSVKSQSRSKPKHIEE, via the coding sequence ATGAAAATCAGTTGGATTAAAAAGAACTGGCTTCTTGTAGCTGGGGTTTCTTTCGTAGGCATCCATCTTGGGACATACATTATACAGAGGACTGCAAAACAGTCTGTAAAATCTCAGTCCagaagcaaaccaaaacatattgaggaatga